The nucleotide sequence TCACTCACAACTCGATCACAATGGGACCAGGTTTGATCTCATCCATTTCCATGAAGGCAAAACATTTTGTGCTGGTAAACCCCTTCTTGGGTTTATAGTGCTTGAACTCAAAGAAAATAGCTGCCCCTGGAACATGAACAAAATTCAGGATTAACAATTGAGCATAAACTGACACTGTATTAGGTTAATATTGCATGATACTGGCTAAATAGAGGCCCCCACTACTAATTCAGTAGAAATAGAACGTTTGACTACCTTTTGGTAGTCTCTCGATATGTCTCTGGATCTCAATGTCTACGCTGAAGTGAATGTATGTGTCCTCCTTTCGTGTTGCCACAGGTGTGTCTTGCACTGGGTTCAAATCAATGCCACTCAAATCTGTTGGGAAACAAAATGTTCAGATTCACTTGGGCTGTTCTGTAggaataaattatatatatatttcttttaaATGTACTGTCAAGTGTCAACTCAACAGAGATAATTATTTAAACATTTTTCTAGATTATCACTGCTTCAGACCTTACCATTTCAGATGTGAAGGTAAGCAACTCATTTCAGCAATGTAAACAATATAGCCTATATATAGTACCTTTCACACTAACTGTCATGTAGGGATCAATGCATTGCCCTGCATCTTTCAGCCCAATCTTGTCAATCTTTATTGTGAGCAGCGACATCCTGGGCTCTGAGGGTAACCGTGGCAACAATGTCCCTGTTGGAGACATGAAAGCTGTAACTTTCTAAGATACAATAATTGCAGAAAACATTCCCACGTCCCCAGGACTAATGCAGCTGAAATCAAGATAATGGtaatgtcccaaatggaaccctactccctatattattattttattataccTTTGtttcaacaaggaacacagacagagaccaaGGTCCcttttacagctgggccctgcgtaTACATGTTTACACATACCGTTTATGTACAATGATTAAGAAACTACACAAGACAAACAAAACGATCACAAATATCACAAAAACATACAGCAGCAGATTGTTACATTTACACataggttattcccctaacagcacAAGAACTTACaaggaataaaaaaataaaaataaaatgggcAAGGGGGACAAGTGCACTactatagtgcacaacttttgaccggggcccgtaatgcactgcatagggaatagggtgtcatttgggacgtaacCAGTGTTTATACTTACAGATCCTTCTTCAAGTCATTACTGTCAGCAGTATTTTACTTATACAATAATAGGCAGCAGAAGAAGTTGTAGACTGACTAACAGATAAGGCTAAGATGACATACACGTTTTGGTGAATGCTTATAAAAAAAAGACGTTGAAAAGTAGATTCAACAACTAAAGCTATCTAGTAGTAGTAGGATAGGGTTTTTGATAATAACAAACTGTCCATCAGTAGGCAATCATATTCATGCTATGACAAGACTATAAAAAGACATAGACTCATTCAGACCCATGCAAGCCCCTTACTTTTCAACCAAACCATACCTTGCAAAACTGTGAATGGAGCAGGCAGTGAGGACAGAGCGACGAAGCcatgcagagagacagggaacagaggagacagcaaTCACAAAGGCACTCGAAACAGGGCCACACAAAGCCAAAATAAATAACCATGGCAAAATTACACAGTCAACAGATTCAGAATAGTGACCAATGATTATGAATGCTCTATATACATCATAGATTACAAATAAAACACTGTATTTGTTGAGTACTTTGCAAGTACTTTGTGAGTACTTACCTGGTACTCTGTTGGGAAAGGACTCTGGGGAGCCTGCTCCTGTAGCagcatcctcctcttcttccacctccAAGTTCTCCTCCTCCCCCGGGGCCAGGATTCTCCTGAATGTAAGATTTCATTCATTAGATTATTTGTTTTGAATATTTACAGACTCAGCACATTGTTAGGAGATTAGATTAGGTCATTCAGGTGGGGAAGCCATTGTTGAATTTTTAGTAATACCATTTGCTTTACTCCATAATTTGCTCTGATTTGTTCTGATTATTGTGTACTTAAACAAAAAAAACTTCTGGGTTTTCTCTGCAATTTACATTGGGCACGACAATAAGTGGCCTGCATTGTGATGGTTCATCGATCTTCATTTACCTCAAGGGCACTGGCTGCACATCAAAAGGAAAATCTTTGTTATACGTCAAAATACTCTTGATAACTGTTGAGAGAAAAGCACAATTAACACATACCATTTCCAAAACATTCAACTTATGATGAATAAATCATTCAGATGTTGACGATATCAAATTCTTCCTAGTATACACACTAATTTCCAGTTTCTTCAGATCTTCCAACTTGAACTCCTCCTGAGATTGTGTGCACTAAAGGAGCAAAAGAAGATGGGAAATACTGAAATCAAGAATTCGCTGAAGACGTGAATACATTTGGGAGCCAATTGTCACAGCCTTGGAACATCTGACAACTCTGACAAAATCTTCCTGTGATTCACTGACAAGGCTGTGTTACAGAGTTAAATGCATATCATGGAAATCATTCAAAAAAACAGAATGAGTGTAACATCATCTAATCAATCGTATGTTAGtcataacacagacactggatttTCATCAATATGATAATTGGCCGGCGAGACGTAACATGTCCACATACACACTTAATTAGATGAATactcaagacaaaggagatgaatgtggactacaggaaaaggaggaccgaacacaccccattctcatcgacagggctgtagtggtgcaggttgagagcttcaagctcctttgatgtccacatcaccaacaaactaacatggtccaagcacaccaagatagtcgcgaagagggcacgacaaaacctattccccctcaggagactgaaaagatttggcatggg is from Oncorhynchus gorbuscha isolate QuinsamMale2020 ecotype Even-year linkage group LG14, OgorEven_v1.0, whole genome shotgun sequence and encodes:
- the aida gene encoding axin interactor, dorsalization-associated protein isoform X2; amino-acid sequence: MSDVNKTIQKWHASFTKGTDFDSWGQLVEAIDEYQILARQLQKEVQSTNPSDFTEDQKKTLGKFATCLEMRSSALQCTQSQEEFKLEDLKKLEIIIKSILTYNKDFPFDVQPVPLRRILAPGEEENLEVEEEEDAATGAGSPESFPNRVPGTLLPRLPSEPRMSLLTIKIDKIGLKDAGQCIDPYMTVSVKDLSGIDLNPVQDTPVATRKEDTYIHFSVDIEIQRHIERLPKGAAIFFEFKHYKPKKGFTSTKCFAFMEMDEIKPGPIVIELYKKPTDFKRKKLQLLTKKPLYLHLHQTLHKD
- the aida gene encoding axin interactor, dorsalization-associated protein isoform X1, which encodes MSDVNKTIQKWHASFTKGTDFDSWGQLVEAIDEYQILARQLQKEVQSTNPSDFTEDQKKTLGKFATCLEMRSSALQCTQSQEEFKLEDLKKLEIIIKSILTYNKDFPFDVQPVPLRRILAPGEEENLEVEEEEDAATGAGSPESFPNRVPVLQGTLLPRLPSEPRMSLLTIKIDKIGLKDAGQCIDPYMTVSVKDLSGIDLNPVQDTPVATRKEDTYIHFSVDIEIQRHIERLPKGAAIFFEFKHYKPKKGFTSTKCFAFMEMDEIKPGPIVIELYKKPTDFKRKKLQLLTKKPLYLHLHQTLHKD